Proteins from a genomic interval of Hydrogenophaga sp. PAMC20947:
- the rplL gene encoding 50S ribosomal protein L7/L12 translates to MAFDKDAFLTSLDSMTVMELNDLVKAIEEKFGVSAAAMSAPAAGGAAAAAAEEQTEFNVMLLEAGAAKVAVIKAVREITGLGLKEAKDMVDGAPKAVKEAVSKADAEAAVKKLVEAGAKAELK, encoded by the coding sequence ATGGCATTCGATAAAGACGCATTTCTGACCTCGCTGGACAGCATGACGGTCATGGAACTCAACGACCTGGTGAAAGCCATCGAAGAGAAATTTGGCGTGAGCGCAGCAGCGATGTCTGCACCAGCTGCAGGCGGCGCCGCCGCTGCTGCCGCTGAAGAGCAGACCGAGTTCAACGTCATGTTGCTCGAAGCTGGCGCAGCCAAAGTGGCCGTGATTAAAGCGGTTCGCGAAATCACCGGTCTGGGCTTGAAAGAAGCCAAAGACATGGTTGATGGCGCGCCCAAGGCCGTGAAAGAAGCTGTGTCCAAGGCTGACGCCGAAGCCGCAGTGAAGAAGCTGGTGGAAGCCGGCGCCAAGGCCGAGTTGAAGTAA
- the rplJ gene encoding 50S ribosomal protein L10 encodes MSLNRSEKEAVISEVTSLAAKAQTLVMAEYRGVTVADMDKLRVEARSNGVTLSVLKNTLARRAVVGSAFEVGADQMSGPLIYGFSEDAVAAARVVAEFAKTNAKLVIRGGVYGGKVLDVEGVKQLASIPSKEVLLAQLCGLLMSPMSRTAVVLSALAAKKGEGAVEEAPAAPAVEEATAAPAAEEAPAAPAAEEAPAAPEAPAA; translated from the coding sequence TTGAGTCTGAATCGCAGTGAGAAAGAAGCGGTCATTTCCGAAGTGACCAGCCTCGCCGCAAAAGCTCAAACGCTCGTGATGGCGGAGTACCGTGGTGTCACGGTCGCGGACATGGACAAATTGCGCGTCGAAGCACGCAGCAATGGTGTGACCCTGAGTGTTCTGAAGAACACCTTGGCTCGCCGTGCTGTTGTGGGTAGCGCATTTGAAGTGGGCGCAGACCAGATGTCCGGTCCGCTGATCTATGGCTTCTCTGAAGACGCAGTGGCCGCCGCGCGAGTGGTGGCTGAATTCGCGAAAACCAACGCCAAGTTGGTGATCCGCGGTGGTGTCTACGGTGGAAAAGTCCTGGACGTCGAAGGCGTTAAGCAACTGGCCAGCATTCCTTCGAAAGAAGTGTTGTTGGCTCAGCTGTGTGGCTTGTTGATGTCGCCTATGTCGCGCACGGCCGTTGTGCTGAGCGCCTTGGCGGCGAAAAAAGGCGAAGGCGCAGTCGAAGAAGCTCCGGCAGCTCCGGCAGTCGAAGAAGCTACGGCGGCTCCGGCCGCTGAAGAAGCTCCGGCCGCTCCAGCAGCCGAAGAAGCCCCGGCCGCTCCAGAAGCTCCTGCCGCCTGA
- the rplA gene encoding 50S ribosomal protein L1 gives MAKLTKKQKVFAGKVDSNKLYPLLDAIAIIKDCANAKFDESIDVAIQLGVDAKKSDQVVRGAVVMPNGTGKTKRVAVFAQGAKAEEAKAAGADIVGMEDLAADIKAGNMNFDVVIASPDAMRVVGTLGQVLGPRGLMPNPKVGTVTADVAQAVRNAKAGQVQFRVDKAGIIHGTIGRRSFDTDKLQGNLVALLDALSKSKPATSKGVFLRKVAVSSTMGVGVRVDMQSISA, from the coding sequence ATGGCCAAGCTGACCAAGAAACAAAAAGTGTTCGCAGGCAAAGTGGACAGCAACAAGCTGTACCCCCTGCTGGATGCGATCGCTATCATCAAAGATTGCGCCAACGCCAAGTTTGACGAATCCATCGACGTGGCCATCCAGCTCGGCGTGGACGCGAAGAAGTCCGACCAGGTGGTGCGTGGTGCTGTCGTGATGCCCAACGGCACCGGCAAGACCAAGCGCGTGGCCGTGTTCGCCCAGGGCGCCAAGGCTGAAGAAGCCAAGGCCGCTGGCGCCGACATCGTCGGTATGGAAGATCTGGCTGCCGACATCAAGGCCGGCAACATGAACTTTGACGTCGTCATCGCTTCGCCAGATGCCATGCGCGTGGTCGGTACCTTGGGTCAAGTGTTGGGCCCTCGTGGCCTGATGCCAAACCCCAAAGTCGGGACCGTGACGGCGGACGTCGCTCAAGCTGTTCGCAATGCCAAAGCTGGCCAGGTGCAGTTCCGCGTTGACAAGGCCGGCATCATCCACGGCACCATCGGCCGTCGCTCGTTCGACACCGACAAGCTCCAGGGCAACCTGGTGGCTTTGCTGGACGCTCTGTCGAAGTCCAAGCCTGCTACCAGCAAGGGTGTTTTCCTGCGCAAAGTGGCTGTGTCTTCGACCATGGGTGTGGGCGTTCGCGTCGACATGCAATCCATCTCGGCCTGA
- the rplK gene encoding 50S ribosomal protein L11, which translates to MAKKIVGFIKLQVPAGKANPSPPIGPALGQRGLNIMEFCKAFNAQTQGLEPGMPIPVTITAFADKSFTFKMGTPPATYLIKKAIKLDKGSPVPNKQKVGKITRAQLEEICNTKMKDLTAADMDAAVRTIAGSARSMGVIVEGV; encoded by the coding sequence ATGGCGAAAAAAATCGTCGGCTTCATCAAGCTGCAAGTACCAGCTGGTAAAGCCAATCCCTCCCCACCGATCGGCCCCGCTCTGGGTCAACGCGGCCTCAACATCATGGAGTTCTGTAAGGCGTTCAACGCCCAGACCCAAGGTCTTGAGCCGGGCATGCCGATCCCGGTCACCATCACCGCTTTCGCGGACAAGAGCTTCACCTTCAAGATGGGTACGCCTCCAGCGACCTACTTGATCAAGAAGGCTATCAAGCTTGACAAGGGCTCTCCAGTGCCCAACAAGCAAAAGGTCGGCAAGATTACCCGTGCTCAGCTCGAGGAAATCTGCAATACCAAGATGAAAGACTTGACCGCTGCCGATATGGATGCCGCTGTGCGCACCATCGCCGGTTCGGCTCGCTCGATGGGCGTGATTGTGGAGGGCGTGTGA
- the nusG gene encoding transcription termination/antitermination protein NusG has protein sequence MNDQSSPVTDGVAAEGMRWYVVHAYSGMEKAAERNIIERINREGMESKFGRILVPTEEVVEIKNGQKRTTERKFFPGYVLVEMVMDDETWHLVKHTNKVTGFVGGAKNRPAPISEEDVQKIVNQMQEGTDKPRHKVEFVVGEYVRVKEGPFTDFNGTVEEVNYEKNKMRVSVTIFGRATPVELEFSQVEKT, from the coding sequence ATGAACGATCAAAGCAGTCCAGTGACCGATGGCGTGGCCGCAGAAGGCATGCGCTGGTATGTGGTGCACGCCTACTCCGGCATGGAGAAGGCCGCAGAGCGCAACATCATCGAACGCATCAACCGCGAAGGCATGGAGTCCAAGTTTGGTCGCATCCTGGTGCCCACCGAAGAAGTGGTTGAAATCAAGAACGGCCAGAAGCGCACCACCGAACGCAAGTTTTTCCCTGGCTATGTGCTGGTGGAAATGGTGATGGACGACGAAACCTGGCACCTGGTGAAGCACACCAACAAGGTCACCGGTTTTGTGGGTGGTGCCAAGAACCGCCCCGCCCCCATCTCCGAGGAAGACGTTCAGAAGATCGTCAACCAGATGCAGGAAGGCACCGACAAGCCTCGCCACAAGGTTGAGTTCGTTGTGGGTGAGTATGTTCGCGTCAAAGAAGGTCCTTTCACCGATTTCAACGGCACCGTCGAAGAAGTCAACTACGAAAAGAACAAGATGCGCGTGTCGGTGACCATTTTCGGTCGCGCCACGCCCGTCGAGCTGGAATTCAGTCAGGTCGAAAAAACCTGA
- the secE gene encoding preprotein translocase subunit SecE: protein MATSEVQTVSSGADKAKLAAAVVLLLGSFVAFYLLSAKGSMVQWGALLGGFVAAAGMFAVSESGRQLLAFGRDAWREARKVVWPARKEAIQMTAYVFAFVFVMALFLWLTDKTVEWLFYDLILGWRK, encoded by the coding sequence ATGGCCACTTCTGAAGTTCAAACCGTCAGCTCGGGCGCCGACAAGGCCAAGCTGGCGGCAGCTGTTGTGCTGCTGCTGGGGTCGTTCGTCGCCTTCTATCTGCTGTCGGCCAAGGGTTCGATGGTGCAGTGGGGTGCCTTGCTGGGTGGCTTTGTTGCCGCAGCGGGCATGTTCGCGGTGTCGGAATCCGGTCGCCAGTTGCTCGCTTTCGGGCGTGATGCCTGGCGCGAAGCGCGCAAGGTGGTCTGGCCTGCCCGCAAAGAGGCGATCCAGATGACCGCCTATGTGTTTGCCTTTGTGTTCGTGATGGCCCTGTTCCTCTGGCTCACCGACAAGACTGTCGAGTGGCTGTTTTACGACTTGATTCTGGGCTGGAGAAAATAA
- the tuf gene encoding elongation factor Tu, producing the protein MGKEKFERTKPHVNVGTIGHVDHGKTTLTAAITTVLAKKFGGSAKAYDQIDAAPEEKARGITINTAHVEYETANRHYAHVDCPGHADYVKNMITGAAQMDGAILVCSAADGPMPQTREHILLSRQVGVPYIIVFLNKADMVDDAELLELVEMEVRELLSKYDFPGDDTPIIHGSAKLALEGDTGPLGEEAIMKLADALDNYIPLPERAVDGAFLMPVEDVFSISGRGTVVTGRIERGIVKVGEEIEIVGIADTQKTTCTGVEMFRKLLDQGQAGDNVGILLRGTKREDVQRGQVLCKPGSIKPHTHFTGEIYVLSKDEGGRHTPFFNNYRPQFYFRTTDVTGAIELPEGKEMVMPGDNVSITVKLINPIAMEEGLRFAIREGGRTVGAGVVAKIIA; encoded by the coding sequence ATGGGAAAAGAGAAATTTGAACGGACCAAGCCGCACGTCAACGTGGGCACCATTGGTCACGTTGACCACGGCAAGACCACCCTGACGGCGGCCATCACGACCGTGCTGGCCAAGAAGTTTGGTGGCTCGGCCAAGGCCTACGACCAGATCGACGCAGCGCCCGAAGAGAAGGCCCGCGGCATCACCATCAACACCGCCCACGTTGAGTACGAAACGGCCAACCGCCATTACGCTCACGTTGACTGCCCAGGCCACGCCGATTATGTGAAAAACATGATCACCGGTGCCGCGCAGATGGATGGCGCCATTTTGGTGTGTTCCGCCGCTGACGGCCCGATGCCCCAGACCCGCGAACACATTCTGTTGTCCCGCCAGGTGGGCGTGCCTTACATCATCGTCTTCCTGAACAAGGCCGACATGGTGGACGACGCCGAATTGCTGGAGCTGGTCGAAATGGAAGTGCGCGAGCTCTTGTCCAAGTACGACTTCCCCGGTGACGACACCCCCATCATCCACGGTTCCGCCAAGCTCGCCCTGGAAGGCGACACGGGCCCATTGGGTGAAGAGGCCATCATGAAGCTGGCCGATGCACTGGACAACTACATTCCCCTGCCAGAGCGGGCTGTTGACGGCGCGTTCCTGATGCCAGTGGAAGACGTGTTCTCGATCTCCGGTCGCGGCACTGTGGTGACCGGCCGTATCGAGCGCGGTATCGTCAAAGTCGGCGAAGAAATCGAAATCGTCGGTATCGCTGACACCCAGAAGACCACCTGCACGGGCGTGGAAATGTTCCGCAAGCTGCTGGACCAGGGTCAAGCGGGCGACAACGTCGGTATCTTGCTGCGCGGCACCAAGCGTGAAGACGTGCAGCGCGGCCAAGTGCTGTGCAAGCCCGGCTCCATCAAGCCCCACACCCACTTCACGGGCGAGATCTATGTCTTGTCCAAAGACGAAGGTGGCCGTCACACGCCTTTCTTCAACAACTACCGTCCCCAGTTCTACTTCCGCACAACGGACGTGACGGGTGCGATCGAGTTGCCAGAAGGCAAAGAGATGGTGATGCCTGGCGATAACGTGTCGATCACTGTGAAGCTGATCAACCCCATCGCCATGGAAGAAGGTCTGCGTTTCGCTATCCGCGAAGGTGGCCGTACCGTCGGCGCCGGTGTGGTTGCCAAGATCATTGCTTAA
- a CDS encoding uracil-DNA glycosylase, translating into MDWGTPPGAPSTVPRLETADPRAWPVAPDGRGLADRFWASAAGVQLQAFLQERLLAGATIYPPEPLRALALSPLGAVRVVILGQDPYHGPGQAEGLAFSVAPGIKTPPSLRNIFLEMQRDLGLTLPVQGSLVRWAKQGVLLLNTALTVEDGLPGSHAGRGWEVLTDDVVRHCSDHGMPKAFLLWGAHAQKKAVLIDAERHLVLSANHPSPLSARRGPAPFLGCGHFGSVDKWIEKGGQSPIIW; encoded by the coding sequence CTGGACTGGGGTACGCCCCCCGGGGCACCGTCGACCGTGCCCAGGCTGGAGACCGCAGACCCCCGCGCTTGGCCGGTTGCGCCCGACGGCCGGGGCCTGGCGGACCGGTTTTGGGCATCGGCCGCCGGCGTTCAGCTACAGGCCTTTTTGCAGGAACGGTTGCTCGCCGGCGCCACCATCTACCCCCCTGAGCCGCTGCGAGCCCTGGCGCTTTCTCCCTTGGGGGCCGTGCGGGTGGTGATTCTCGGGCAAGACCCCTATCACGGCCCCGGTCAAGCCGAGGGCTTGGCGTTTTCAGTCGCGCCCGGCATCAAAACGCCTCCCAGCCTGCGCAATATCTTTCTGGAAATGCAACGCGACCTCGGGCTAACCCTGCCAGTCCAAGGGTCATTGGTGCGCTGGGCGAAGCAGGGGGTCTTGCTGCTGAACACGGCGCTCACGGTGGAAGACGGCCTGCCGGGCAGCCATGCGGGTCGAGGCTGGGAGGTGCTGACCGACGATGTGGTTCGCCATTGCAGCGACCATGGGATGCCCAAAGCCTTCCTGTTGTGGGGCGCCCATGCCCAAAAGAAGGCCGTGTTGATCGACGCTGAGCGGCACCTGGTGTTGTCGGCCAACCATCCGTCACCACTGTCGGCGCGCCGCGGACCCGCGCCGTTCCTGGGCTGTGGCCATTTTGGGTCCGTTGACAAGTGGATCGAGAAGGGCGGCCAATCGCCAATTATTTGGTGA
- the trpC gene encoding indole-3-glycerol phosphate synthase TrpC has product MNDILQKIVAVKHEEVAAAVAKKPLEAMRFDAEGRVLTRDFEGALRAKIAAGQAAVIAEVKKASPSKGVLRADFIPADIAQSYAEGDGRISAACLSVLTDQQFFQGSTDSLKQARASCDLPVLRKDFMVDPYQIYEARFMGADAVLLIAACLDDARMAELEAIALGLNMAVLVEVHDREEMQRALRLKTPLLGINNRNLHTFEVNLQTTLDLMAEVPADRLLITESGILARADVTRMREAGIHGFLVGEAFMRAPEPGLALAELFG; this is encoded by the coding sequence ATGAATGACATCCTGCAAAAAATCGTGGCCGTGAAGCACGAAGAAGTCGCCGCTGCCGTGGCCAAGAAGCCGTTGGAGGCGATGCGTTTCGACGCAGAAGGCCGCGTGCTCACGCGCGATTTTGAAGGGGCCCTTCGGGCCAAGATCGCTGCCGGCCAGGCCGCCGTGATTGCCGAAGTCAAAAAGGCCAGTCCCAGCAAAGGGGTGTTGCGCGCCGACTTCATTCCGGCCGACATTGCCCAGAGCTATGCCGAGGGAGATGGCCGGATCAGTGCCGCGTGCTTGTCGGTCCTGACCGATCAACAGTTTTTCCAGGGCAGCACCGATTCCCTGAAGCAGGCCCGCGCCAGTTGTGACCTGCCGGTCTTGCGCAAAGACTTCATGGTGGACCCGTATCAAATCTATGAAGCCCGCTTCATGGGGGCCGATGCCGTTTTGCTGATCGCCGCCTGTCTGGATGACGCCCGCATGGCCGAGCTCGAAGCCATCGCCTTGGGTCTGAACATGGCCGTGCTGGTCGAAGTGCACGACCGTGAAGAGATGCAACGTGCCCTCCGCCTGAAGACCCCTTTGCTGGGCATCAACAACCGCAACCTCCACACCTTCGAAGTCAACCTGCAAACCACGCTCGATCTCATGGCCGAGGTTCCCGCCGACCGCTTGCTCATCACCGAGTCCGGCATTCTGGCGCGCGCCGACGTCACCCGCATGCGTGAAGCCGGTATCCATGGGTTCCTGGTGGGCGAGGCTTTCATGCGCGCACCGGAGCCAGGTCTCGCTTTGGCCGAACTGTTCGGCTGA
- the trpD gene encoding anthranilate phosphoribosyltransferase, with translation MPNAQKITPQEALQRTIEHREIFHDEMLHLMRLIMSGEMSPVMMAALITGLRVKKETIGEITAAAQVMREFSTKVNVPDKTHLVDIVGTGGDGSHTFNISTCSMFVAAAAGAKVSKHGGRSVSSKSGSADVLESLGININLMPDAIARCIEEVGVGFMFAPNHHPAMKAVAPVRRELGIKTIFNILGPLTNPASAPNILMGVFHPDLVGIQVRALQRLGAEHAVVVYGRDGMDEVSLGAATMVGELKDGEITEYEIHPEDFGFTMASNRALRVETPEESRAMLMGVLENQDGPGVRAAQDIVILNAGAALYAANVSPDMARGIALAREALASGAAVRKLQELKAFAAAHTTPA, from the coding sequence ATGCCCAACGCTCAAAAAATCACGCCGCAGGAAGCCCTGCAGCGCACCATCGAACACCGCGAAATCTTCCACGACGAGATGCTGCACCTCATGCGCCTGATCATGAGTGGCGAGATGTCGCCCGTGATGATGGCGGCCCTGATCACAGGCTTGCGTGTGAAAAAGGAAACCATCGGCGAGATCACGGCGGCGGCCCAGGTGATGCGCGAGTTCTCCACCAAGGTCAACGTGCCCGACAAAACCCACCTGGTCGACATCGTCGGCACAGGCGGCGACGGCTCCCACACCTTCAACATTTCCACGTGTTCGATGTTCGTGGCCGCCGCGGCGGGCGCCAAGGTCAGCAAGCACGGTGGGCGCAGCGTGTCCAGCAAGAGCGGCAGCGCCGATGTGCTGGAAAGCCTCGGTATCAATATCAACCTGATGCCGGACGCCATTGCCCGCTGCATCGAGGAAGTGGGCGTGGGCTTCATGTTCGCGCCCAATCACCACCCAGCGATGAAAGCCGTGGCGCCTGTCCGCCGGGAACTCGGCATCAAGACCATCTTCAACATCCTGGGCCCATTGACCAACCCGGCCTCGGCGCCCAATATTCTGATGGGCGTGTTCCACCCCGATCTCGTGGGCATCCAGGTGCGGGCCTTGCAGCGCCTGGGCGCAGAACATGCGGTGGTGGTCTATGGGCGCGACGGCATGGACGAGGTTTCGCTGGGCGCAGCCACCATGGTCGGCGAGCTGAAGGATGGCGAAATCACCGAATATGAAATCCATCCCGAGGATTTTGGTTTCACCATGGCCAGCAACCGGGCCTTGCGGGTGGAGACCCCTGAAGAGTCCCGCGCCATGTTGATGGGGGTCCTTGAAAACCAGGATGGACCCGGTGTACGTGCTGCCCAGGACATCGTGATCCTCAATGCCGGTGCGGCCCTGTACGCCGCCAACGTGAGCCCGGACATGGCCAGGGGAATTGCGCTGGCGCGTGAGGCCCTCGCGTCGGGCGCAGCCGTCCGCAAGCTCCAAGAGCTCAAGGCTTTTGCAGCCGCCCACACCACGCCCGCCTGA
- a CDS encoding LysE family translocator, whose amino-acid sequence MPDSTHLLIFIAAGWLLNLTPGPDVLYIVNNALKSGVRAGIAASLGIVSGCFVHVLAAAFGVGALLATSATAFTLLKWGGAAYLVWMGVRLLIAKGGGPPVAPVALAQAPQPANLRRIYQRGFLTNALNPKVALFFLAFVPQFIAHDAPNKVVAFLLLGLIFSINSLPINFGYAWLAAKAAQRMETVQRAMHWLDRVAGLMFVGFGLKLAMSDNPSA is encoded by the coding sequence ATGCCAGACAGCACCCATCTTCTGATATTCATCGCAGCGGGGTGGTTGCTCAACCTCACCCCTGGCCCCGATGTGCTCTACATCGTGAACAACGCGCTCAAGAGTGGCGTGCGCGCAGGCATCGCGGCTTCGCTGGGCATTGTGAGCGGTTGTTTTGTGCACGTGCTGGCGGCCGCTTTCGGTGTGGGCGCGTTGCTGGCCACATCGGCAACCGCGTTCACACTGCTCAAGTGGGGCGGGGCAGCGTATCTGGTCTGGATGGGGGTGAGGCTGCTGATCGCGAAAGGCGGTGGCCCGCCCGTGGCGCCGGTGGCCCTGGCCCAGGCGCCGCAGCCCGCGAACCTTCGCCGCATTTACCAGCGAGGCTTCCTCACCAATGCGCTCAACCCCAAGGTGGCGCTGTTTTTTCTGGCTTTTGTGCCTCAGTTCATCGCGCACGACGCGCCCAACAAGGTCGTGGCCTTTTTGCTGCTCGGCCTGATCTTCAGCATCAACTCTTTGCCGATCAATTTTGGCTATGCCTGGTTGGCCGCCAAGGCGGCTCAGCGCATGGAAACCGTGCAGCGCGCCATGCACTGGCTGGACCGTGTGGCCGGACTGATGTTCGTGGGCTTTGGCTTGAAGCTGGCCATGTCCGACAATCCCTCTGCTTGA
- the ltaE gene encoding low-specificity L-threonine aldolase: protein MLIDLRSDTVTQPTLAMREAMMAAQLGDDVFGDDPSVNALQDRIAAITGKEAALFMPSGTQSNLCGILAHCQRGDEYIVGQNAHTYRFEGGGAAVFGSVQPQPLTQDATGRMSLADIEAAIKPDDQHFARTRLLCLENTWNGNVMPEDYLRDATQLARKHGLATHLDGARVFNAAVASAAPGQSALVRVREIADHFDSLSVCFSKGLGAPVGSALCGSRELIERARRLRKMAGGGLRQSGFLAAAAHHALDRHVDRLADDHALAVRLAEGLNGIAGLTVRSAQTNIVFVDVADGRGPALLDFLQHNGVLATGLIGLRFVTHLGVDAAGIDHALSCIQRFFAQTPRTGPTGQVTGSAVY from the coding sequence ATGTTGATTGATCTGCGCAGTGACACCGTCACGCAACCCACGCTTGCCATGCGCGAAGCCATGATGGCCGCACAGCTGGGCGATGACGTCTTCGGTGATGACCCTTCGGTCAACGCGCTGCAAGACCGCATTGCCGCCATCACCGGCAAGGAAGCGGCACTGTTCATGCCCTCGGGCACCCAAAGCAATTTGTGCGGCATCCTCGCGCATTGCCAGCGTGGCGATGAATACATCGTGGGTCAAAACGCCCACACCTACCGATTTGAAGGTGGTGGCGCAGCGGTTTTCGGCAGTGTGCAACCCCAACCTTTGACGCAAGACGCCACCGGACGCATGTCTCTGGCCGATATCGAGGCAGCCATCAAGCCCGACGACCAACATTTCGCGCGCACGCGACTGCTGTGTCTGGAGAACACGTGGAATGGCAACGTCATGCCCGAGGACTACTTGCGTGATGCCACGCAACTGGCCCGCAAGCATGGGTTGGCGACCCACCTGGACGGTGCCCGTGTCTTCAACGCTGCTGTGGCGTCTGCCGCACCAGGGCAAAGCGCCTTGGTCCGTGTGCGCGAAATCGCCGACCATTTCGACAGCCTCTCTGTGTGCTTCAGCAAGGGGCTGGGTGCGCCGGTCGGGTCTGCCTTGTGCGGTTCACGCGAGCTGATCGAGCGCGCACGCCGCCTGCGCAAGATGGCCGGTGGTGGGTTGCGCCAATCCGGATTCCTGGCGGCAGCGGCGCACCATGCGCTGGACCGCCATGTCGACCGCCTGGCGGATGATCATGCTTTGGCTGTGCGGCTGGCCGAAGGCCTGAACGGTATCGCCGGCCTGACCGTGCGCTCCGCGCAAACCAACATTGTGTTTGTGGATGTGGCGGATGGCCGTGGTCCCGCCTTGCTGGATTTCCTGCAGCACAACGGCGTGCTCGCCACGGGCCTGATTGGCTTGCGTTTCGTGACCCACCTGGGCGTGGATGCTGCAGGCATCGACCACGCGCTGTCGTGCATTCAGCGCTTCTTCGCCCAGACGCCCCGCACGGGTCCCACGGGTCAAGTCACCGGTTCAGCCGTCTATTGA